In a single window of the Phaeobacter sp. G2 genome:
- the hflX gene encoding GTPase HflX — MEHDRIRTRAWVLHPDIKSDQGRRPAEPALAEGVALAEALPDLDVVGATVVRLPKAHAGMLFGSGKIEELQALLHSNEVDLVLIDGPVSPVQQRNLEKAWKVKILDRTGLILEIFSDRARTREGVLQVEMAALSYQRTRLVRAWTHLERQRGGLGFVGGPGETQIEADRRAIDDQLVNLRRQLAKVVKTRSLHRAARAKIPFPIVALVGYTNAGKSTLFNRLTGAEVMAKDMLFATLDPTMRRVEMPDGPEIILSDTVGFISDLPTELVAAFRATLEEVLAADVILHVRDISHEDSQNQANDVAAILATLGVDENRAQIEVWNKLDQLPDDVAEARRQRAAREEGIHAISALTGEGIEALLEDVALKLEGVRHLEEFTLSFAQGKQRAWLFQQDVVISEEQSEEGFALTVRWTDKQKAQFNAL, encoded by the coding sequence ATGGAGCACGATAGGATCCGCACCCGCGCCTGGGTGTTACATCCGGATATTAAATCTGATCAGGGGCGTCGCCCTGCTGAACCCGCTTTGGCGGAAGGTGTTGCCTTGGCCGAGGCGCTGCCTGATCTTGACGTGGTTGGCGCCACCGTCGTGCGCCTGCCAAAGGCCCACGCGGGGATGTTGTTTGGCTCAGGAAAAATCGAAGAGCTACAAGCTCTGTTGCACAGCAACGAGGTTGATCTGGTCCTGATTGATGGGCCGGTGTCGCCAGTGCAGCAACGCAATCTGGAAAAGGCCTGGAAGGTCAAAATCCTTGATCGCACCGGTCTGATTCTCGAAATCTTCTCGGATCGTGCGCGGACCCGTGAAGGCGTGTTGCAGGTGGAAATGGCGGCGCTGAGCTATCAGCGGACCCGTCTGGTGCGGGCCTGGACCCACCTGGAACGTCAGCGTGGTGGTTTGGGATTTGTCGGCGGACCCGGCGAAACCCAGATCGAGGCGGATAGGCGTGCTATTGATGACCAGCTGGTCAACCTGCGCCGTCAATTGGCCAAGGTGGTAAAAACCCGCAGTCTGCATCGCGCAGCCAGGGCCAAGATCCCGTTCCCGATCGTGGCCCTGGTGGGCTATACCAATGCTGGCAAATCCACTTTGTTCAACCGATTGACCGGGGCCGAGGTCATGGCCAAGGACATGCTCTTTGCCACCCTTGACCCCACCATGCGCCGGGTTGAGATGCCGGATGGCCCCGAGATCATTCTTTCGGATACCGTTGGCTTTATCTCCGACCTGCCCACCGAATTGGTGGCGGCATTCAGGGCGACGCTGGAGGAAGTGCTGGCGGCGGATGTGATCCTGCATGTGCGCGATATCAGCCATGAAGACAGCCAAAACCAAGCCAATGATGTTGCCGCCATCCTGGCGACGCTTGGGGTTGATGAAAACCGCGCCCAGATCGAAGTCTGGAACAAGCTGGACCAATTGCCCGATGACGTCGCCGAAGCGCGCCGCCAGCGCGCTGCCCGCGAAGAGGGTATCCATGCGATTTCCGCTCTCACAGGCGAAGGCATCGAAGCCCTGCTGGAGGATGTCGCTCTCAAGCTGGAAGGCGTGCGCCACCTTGAAGAGTTCACGCTCTCCTTTGCGCAGGGCAAACAGCGGGCTTGGCTGTTTCAGCAGGATGTGGTGATCAGCGAAGAACAGAGCGAGGAGGGCTTTGCCCTGACTGTGCGCTGGACGGATAAGCAAAAAGCCCAGTTCAACGCGCTGTAA
- the hfq gene encoding RNA chaperone Hfq, with protein MASDRQNLQDAFLNHVRKTKVPVTIFLINGVKLQGVITWFDNFCVLLRRDGQSQLVYKHAISTIMPAQPISLYEGEDAS; from the coding sequence ATGGCTTCGGACAGACAGAATTTGCAGGACGCATTCCTCAATCACGTTCGCAAAACCAAGGTTCCAGTGACGATTTTCCTGATTAACGGGGTCAAACTGCAGGGGGTAATTACCTGGTTTGACAATTTCTGTGTGCTGCTGCGTCGCGATGGCCAGTCCCAACTGGTCTATAAACATGCGATTTCTACCATCATGCCGGCACAGCCGATCAGCCTGTACGAGGGTGAAGACGCCTCTTGA
- the trkA gene encoding Trk system potassium transporter TrkA: MKVIICGAGQVGWQIARHLSAEQNDVTVVDNNPELVRRATDTLDVQGVAGFASYPDVLDRAGARDADMIIAATHSDEVNMVTCQVAHSVFSIQRKIARLRARSYLTAIYSDLYRREHLPIDVVISPEREVAAAAMQRLQAPAAFDTEIFMEGGAQLLGIQIDEDCPVVNTPLRQLSDLFSTLRAIVVGVRRDGTLFAPEPGDQLFVGDSCYVFSHAEDVDRTIEVFGKVEKRQDRVVIVGGGNVGLEVAKALESGTSRIRAKMIEKSRKCAEHAAEALERTIVLNGDGLDRSLMIEAGIDRADAMLAVTDDDKTNMLAAVRAKAEGCPFVIALINDPTLLPLLTPLGIDAFINPRATTVSSILRHIRYGRVRQVYSIGDAEAEVIEAEVMGTSPMAGKAIREIDFPEGVLVGAVRKGGEVLRPTGGLKIETGDVIALFAMADDVPEVERLMQVSIDYF; this comes from the coding sequence ATGAAAGTTATTATCTGTGGCGCAGGTCAGGTTGGTTGGCAGATTGCCCGCCACCTCTCTGCGGAACAAAACGATGTCACCGTTGTCGACAATAACCCGGAGCTGGTGCGCCGGGCCACTGATACGCTGGATGTGCAGGGTGTGGCTGGCTTTGCCTCTTACCCGGATGTGTTGGACCGGGCAGGGGCCCGGGACGCTGACATGATTATCGCGGCCACCCATTCCGATGAGGTCAATATGGTCACCTGCCAGGTGGCCCATTCGGTGTTTTCTATCCAGCGCAAAATAGCGCGGCTGCGGGCGCGCAGCTATCTGACCGCGATCTATTCGGATCTGTATCGCCGCGAACATCTGCCGATTGATGTGGTGATCAGCCCGGAACGGGAAGTGGCCGCTGCGGCGATGCAGCGGCTTCAGGCTCCGGCGGCCTTTGATACCGAGATTTTTATGGAGGGCGGCGCGCAGCTGCTTGGCATTCAGATCGACGAAGACTGCCCGGTGGTGAATACGCCGCTGCGCCAGCTCTCCGATCTGTTCTCGACCCTGCGGGCCATCGTTGTTGGTGTGCGCCGCGACGGCACGCTGTTTGCGCCGGAGCCGGGGGATCAGCTGTTTGTTGGCGATAGCTGCTATGTGTTTTCCCATGCAGAAGATGTTGACCGTACCATCGAAGTCTTTGGCAAGGTTGAGAAACGCCAGGATCGGGTGGTGATTGTTGGCGGCGGCAATGTGGGCCTTGAGGTGGCCAAGGCACTGGAAAGTGGCACCAGCCGCATTCGCGCCAAAATGATCGAGAAAAGCCGCAAATGTGCCGAACATGCCGCCGAGGCACTGGAGCGGACGATCGTGCTGAACGGCGATGGTTTGGACCGCTCATTGATGATCGAGGCGGGCATTGACCGTGCGGATGCCATGCTGGCCGTCACCGACGATGACAAGACCAATATGCTGGCCGCAGTGCGGGCCAAGGCCGAGGGCTGTCCTTTTGTGATTGCGCTGATCAACGACCCCACGCTGTTACCGCTGCTCACACCACTGGGCATTGATGCTTTCATCAATCCGCGCGCCACCACGGTGAGCTCGATCCTGCGCCATATTCGCTACGGCCGGGTGCGTCAGGTCTATAGCATTGGGGATGCGGAGGCCGAAGTCATCGAGGCAGAGGTGATGGGCACCTCGCCCATGGCCGGCAAGGCCATTCGCGAAATTGATTTTCCCGAGGGTGTTTTGGTGGGCGCCGTGCGCAAAGGCGGCGAGGTGCTGCGCCCGACTGGCGGGCTGAAGATCGAAACCGGCGATGTGATCGCTCTCTTTGCCATGGCGGATGATGTGCCCGAAGTGGAGCGTCTGATGCAGGTCTCCATCGACTACTTCTAG
- a CDS encoding sigma-54 dependent transcriptional regulator gives MDGTVLVADDDRTIRTVLTQALTRAGCRVHATSSLTTLMRWVAEGKGDVVISDVVMPDGNGLEMLPKIAQDRPGLPVIVISAQNTIMTAIKAAEAEAYDYLPKPFDLPELMKRTAKALAETQKSPSSSVAVEQDRPEDLPLVGRTEVMQALYRLIARVMNTDMPLMITGESGTGKSLIARAVHDFSDRRTLPFVTASESDLMALEGPARLLAEVKGGTLLIDELVDLPDEAQARLVRMMDSPGSHAPRIMATSQKDPAAAMESGELRQDLYYRISGTELRVPSLRERVEDIALLSAHFLIKAENDGAQHRRFSEEASEMMRHCAWPGNVRQLENLVRRLALTARSEEISRSEVAAALGPQTEAGPIIGGTVNEKLADSVARHLQRYFDLHGDILPPPGLYARILREVEAPLIEIALTATGGNQAKCAELLGINRNTLRKKITDLDIEVTRRRKLM, from the coding sequence ATGGACGGCACCGTTCTTGTTGCAGATGACGACCGCACTATTCGTACCGTGCTGACGCAGGCGCTGACCCGGGCTGGCTGCCGGGTGCATGCCACCTCTTCGCTGACCACCCTGATGCGCTGGGTCGCCGAAGGGAAAGGCGATGTGGTGATTTCAGACGTGGTCATGCCCGATGGCAACGGTTTGGAAATGCTGCCAAAGATCGCGCAGGACCGCCCGGGTCTGCCGGTCATTGTGATCTCGGCGCAAAATACCATCATGACCGCAATCAAGGCTGCCGAGGCAGAGGCCTATGACTACCTGCCCAAGCCCTTTGATCTGCCGGAACTGATGAAACGCACCGCCAAAGCGCTGGCGGAAACGCAAAAATCTCCCAGCAGCAGCGTCGCTGTTGAACAGGATCGCCCCGAAGATCTGCCCTTGGTGGGGCGTACCGAGGTCATGCAGGCCCTGTACCGGCTGATCGCGCGGGTGATGAACACGGATATGCCGCTGATGATCACAGGCGAAAGCGGCACCGGAAAATCGTTGATTGCCCGCGCTGTGCATGATTTTTCAGATCGCAGAACCTTGCCATTTGTTACCGCTTCTGAAAGCGATCTGATGGCGCTGGAGGGGCCAGCCCGGCTGTTGGCCGAGGTCAAGGGCGGCACCCTGTTGATTGATGAGCTGGTTGACCTGCCGGATGAGGCACAGGCGCGGCTGGTGCGGATGATGGATTCTCCGGGCAGTCATGCGCCGCGCATCATGGCGACCAGCCAAAAAGATCCGGCCGCTGCGATGGAATCCGGTGAGCTGCGCCAGGATTTGTATTATCGGATTTCGGGGACCGAGTTGCGGGTGCCCAGTCTGCGCGAAAGGGTCGAGGACATCGCGTTGTTGTCAGCGCATTTCTTGATCAAGGCGGAAAATGACGGGGCGCAGCACCGGCGGTTCAGCGAGGAAGCCAGCGAGATGATGCGCCATTGCGCCTGGCCCGGCAACGTCCGCCAGCTGGAAAACCTGGTGCGGCGGCTGGCTTTGACGGCGCGCAGCGAGGAGATCTCTCGGTCAGAGGTTGCGGCGGCTTTGGGTCCGCAAACTGAGGCAGGGCCGATCATCGGTGGAACCGTCAACGAAAAGCTTGCAGATTCGGTTGCCCGCCATCTGCAGCGCTATTTTGATCTGCATGGGGATATCTTGCCGCCTCCCGGGCTCTATGCACGAATCCTGCGGGAGGTAGAGGCGCCGTTGATCGAAATTGCGCTCACCGCCACTGGGGGAAATCAGGCAAAATGCGCTGAGCTTTTGGGCATCAACCGCAATACGTTGCGAAAGAAAATCACTGATTTGGATATTGAGGTGACACGTCGGCGCAAACTGATGTAA
- a CDS encoding TrkH family potassium uptake protein has product MGRRNKTPNRFLRLPLFLLIWSIASAAMWIPAAHALALNDHETSRAFFYTGILGLFFVALAGLSLGNRVPRYGMPGQLLSLLATFVILPLFLAIPVQESLRNTSFLNAYFDMVSAVTTTGADIYADPGRLPASVHLWRAIVAWLGGLLMWISASAVLAPLSLGGFEVTARGEPGGGSATPSQIQDADPKRRLIEIARTLGPVYAGLTIVLWILLMVTGETPLVGLSHAMSVLATSGISAVGGVENGASGIGGEMVMFLFMFFALSRLTFSDDTVTVGSGRLDKDPEFRTGLLIVVGMPLLLILWHWFNTFEVGAHGEPVQALRSFWGGLFTVMSFLSTTGFESADWQTSREWSGLQTPGMILLGLSVIGGGVATTAGGVKLLRVYALYLNGMREMERLVHPSSVSGEGSGNKRIQRNGAFVAWIFFMLFALSLALVSIALSAVGSDFEHSLILAIATLSTTGPLTEIAGNEPIVLTSLAPAAKFILCFAMVLGRLETLAIIALLSPNFWRS; this is encoded by the coding sequence ATGGGGCGCCGCAACAAGACACCCAACCGGTTTTTGCGATTGCCGCTGTTTCTGTTGATCTGGAGCATCGCCTCTGCCGCCATGTGGATCCCCGCAGCCCATGCGCTGGCGCTTAATGATCATGAGACCTCTCGTGCTTTTTTCTACACAGGCATCCTGGGGCTGTTCTTTGTCGCCTTGGCGGGACTGTCTTTGGGCAATCGGGTGCCGCGCTACGGGATGCCGGGACAGTTGCTGTCGCTGCTGGCGACCTTTGTCATCCTGCCTCTGTTTCTTGCGATTCCTGTTCAGGAATCCCTGCGCAACACCAGTTTTCTGAACGCTTATTTTGACATGGTTAGCGCGGTGACCACCACTGGGGCTGATATCTATGCAGATCCGGGCAGGCTGCCCGCAAGCGTGCACCTGTGGCGGGCCATTGTGGCCTGGCTGGGGGGCTTGTTGATGTGGATCTCGGCCTCCGCCGTTCTGGCGCCCCTGTCGCTGGGCGGTTTTGAGGTCACAGCCCGCGGCGAGCCTGGCGGCGGCAGCGCGACGCCCTCGCAGATCCAGGACGCAGATCCCAAAAGACGCCTGATCGAAATTGCCCGTACGCTGGGCCCGGTCTATGCCGGACTTACGATCGTGTTGTGGATCTTGTTGATGGTTACCGGCGAGACCCCGCTGGTTGGGTTGAGCCATGCGATGTCTGTGCTGGCCACTTCCGGTATTTCTGCTGTTGGCGGCGTCGAAAATGGCGCCAGTGGCATTGGCGGCGAAATGGTTATGTTCCTGTTTATGTTCTTTGCCCTCTCCCGCCTGACCTTTTCTGATGACACTGTCACGGTTGGGTCTGGACGGTTGGACAAGGACCCCGAATTCAGAACCGGGCTGTTGATTGTCGTCGGCATGCCGCTTTTGCTGATCCTGTGGCATTGGTTCAATACCTTTGAGGTGGGTGCCCATGGGGAACCGGTTCAGGCGCTCAGATCTTTCTGGGGCGGGCTTTTTACCGTGATGTCCTTTTTGTCGACCACGGGCTTTGAAAGTGCCGATTGGCAAACCTCGCGGGAATGGTCCGGGCTGCAAACGCCGGGCATGATCCTGCTGGGGCTGTCGGTGATTGGCGGCGGCGTGGCGACCACGGCCGGCGGGGTGAAACTGCTGCGGGTCTATGCGCTTTACCTCAATGGCATGCGCGAGATGGAGCGCCTGGTTCATCCCTCCTCGGTCAGCGGCGAGGGCAGTGGCAACAAGCGGATCCAAAGAAATGGGGCCTTTGTGGCATGGATATTTTTCATGCTTTTTGCCCTGTCTTTGGCGCTGGTCTCGATTGCGCTGTCGGCCGTCGGCAGCGATTTTGAACACTCCCTGATCCTGGCCATCGCAACTCTGTCAACAACTGGGCCGCTGACCGAAATTGCTGGCAATGAGCCAATTGTGCTGACCAGCCTGGCCCCCGCAGCCAAGTTTATCCTGTGCTTTGCCATGGTGCTGGGGCGGCTGGAGACCTTGGCGATTATCGCGCTTTTGTCTCCAAATTTCTGGCGCAGCTAG
- a CDS encoding PAS domain-containing sensor histidine kinase produces the protein MAMDHWRKTRQARNIGTLGLVVLGPLLALLTFLIFGPLGHGASSKPLRLILLADMVYVMAIAVLVLTQIARLFAARRSKSAGSRLHLRLIGAFGFLALGPTVIVAVFAVLTVNVGLEGWFSQRVRQVIGSSLSAAEAYQEEQRRDITADGEALARFLDQSRSRSYYINDAELRQVLTQGQLQIQRGLREAYVIDGTGRIRARGERSYEFDFERPSSEDIARASSEGLSIIQDWDNNEFRALVRLNAFVDRFLYISRDVDGALLNLLDETKETALLYQQLEKERGRVLFEFGLMYIGFALILILAAMWLGIWFAERLSRPVGRLTVAAQRVGGGDLNVRVPEEDGGDEISQLGHYFNQMTHELRAQRATLLENTNQIERRRRLFDSVLSSVTSGVVGLDHEGKITFVNRSAERLLDWHEDQQSLALSVAIPEFGPLFQTLVASGGEAEQGEIKVTRQGQLENLLVRMSRRRGDDGKLEGYVLAFDDVTDLVSAQRMAAWGDVARRIAHEIKNPLTPIQLSAERIKRKFAPMLGEENSDKLQSMTDVIVRQTNDLRRIVNEFSKFARMPEPERREEDLVSLVRDAVTLQQTGQPDVSISAQLPDQPLWADLDSTMIGQALTNLIKNAGEAIETLRKKKPDTQVKPQIHIALHVAPIGGYELTIADNGIGLPEDRARLFEPYVTTRNEGTGLGLPIVKKIIEEHGGALSLEDAPIFEGHQHAGAMAVIRLPAAASAEQVNRNTVKAGLT, from the coding sequence ATGGCCATGGACCATTGGCGCAAAACGCGTCAGGCCCGCAATATCGGTACCCTCGGATTGGTGGTGCTTGGCCCGCTTCTGGCGCTGCTGACCTTTCTGATTTTTGGCCCACTGGGTCATGGTGCCTCGTCCAAGCCGCTGCGTCTGATTCTGCTGGCGGATATGGTCTATGTCATGGCGATCGCCGTCCTGGTTCTGACCCAGATTGCGCGGTTGTTTGCGGCGCGGCGCTCCAAGTCGGCGGGATCCCGCCTGCATTTGCGTCTGATTGGCGCCTTTGGCTTCCTGGCGCTAGGGCCGACCGTGATCGTTGCGGTGTTTGCAGTGCTGACGGTGAATGTCGGGCTGGAGGGGTGGTTTTCGCAACGGGTGCGCCAGGTGATTGGCAGCTCACTCTCCGCCGCAGAGGCCTACCAGGAAGAACAGCGGCGCGATATCACCGCCGATGGCGAGGCTCTGGCGCGGTTTCTCGATCAAAGCCGCAGCCGCAGCTACTATATCAATGATGCGGAGCTACGCCAGGTTCTGACCCAGGGACAATTGCAGATCCAGCGCGGGCTCCGCGAGGCCTATGTCATTGATGGCACTGGGCGTATTCGTGCGCGGGGCGAGCGCTCCTATGAGTTTGATTTTGAGCGCCCCAGCAGCGAGGATATTGCCAGGGCCAGCTCTGAGGGGCTGAGTATTATCCAGGATTGGGACAACAATGAGTTTCGCGCCCTGGTGCGGCTCAATGCCTTTGTTGACCGGTTTTTGTACATTAGCCGCGACGTTGACGGTGCGCTGTTGAACCTGCTGGACGAAACCAAAGAAACCGCGTTGCTGTATCAGCAGCTTGAGAAAGAACGTGGTCGGGTTCTGTTTGAATTTGGCCTTATGTATATCGGCTTTGCGCTGATCCTGATCCTGGCGGCCATGTGGCTGGGAATTTGGTTTGCTGAACGGCTGTCACGCCCTGTTGGGCGGTTGACGGTTGCGGCCCAGCGGGTTGGCGGTGGCGACTTGAATGTGCGGGTTCCCGAAGAAGATGGTGGCGACGAGATTTCTCAGCTGGGGCATTATTTCAACCAAATGACCCACGAGCTGCGGGCGCAGCGCGCGACCCTGTTGGAAAACACCAATCAGATCGAGCGGCGGCGACGGTTGTTTGACTCGGTGCTGTCTTCGGTTACCTCTGGGGTTGTTGGCCTGGACCATGAGGGCAAGATCACCTTTGTGAACCGCTCTGCTGAGCGGCTGCTGGATTGGCACGAGGATCAGCAATCCCTGGCGCTGTCAGTGGCGATTCCGGAATTTGGCCCGCTCTTTCAAACCTTGGTCGCCAGCGGCGGAGAGGCAGAGCAAGGCGAAATCAAAGTGACCCGTCAGGGGCAGTTGGAAAACCTGCTGGTGCGGATGTCACGGCGGCGCGGCGATGATGGCAAGCTCGAAGGCTATGTGTTGGCATTTGATGACGTGACCGATCTGGTCAGTGCGCAACGGATGGCGGCCTGGGGCGATGTGGCCCGACGGATCGCCCATGAGATCAAGAACCCGCTGACGCCGATTCAGCTCAGCGCTGAGCGGATCAAGCGGAAGTTTGCCCCGATGCTGGGCGAGGAGAACAGTGACAAGTTGCAGTCCATGACCGATGTGATTGTGCGCCAAACCAATGATTTGCGTCGCATCGTTAATGAGTTTTCCAAATTTGCCCGGATGCCGGAACCAGAACGCCGCGAAGAAGATCTGGTGAGCCTGGTCCGCGATGCCGTGACCCTGCAACAGACCGGTCAGCCGGATGTCTCCATCTCGGCGCAGCTTCCAGATCAGCCGCTTTGGGCGGATCTGGATTCCACCATGATTGGCCAGGCCCTGACCAATCTGATCAAGAACGCTGGTGAGGCGATTGAGACGCTTCGCAAAAAGAAACCCGATACCCAGGTGAAGCCACAGATCCACATCGCGCTTCATGTGGCGCCAATCGGGGGCTATGAACTCACCATTGCCGACAATGGCATTGGTCTGCCTGAGGATCGTGCACGGTTGTTTGAACCCTATGTGACCACCCGCAACGAGGGCACCGGGCTGGGGCTTCCGATTGTGAAAAAGATTATCGAGGAACATGGCGGTGCGCTCTCGCTAGAGGATGCGCCGATTTTTGAAGGGCACCAGCATGCTGGTGCCATGGCAGTGATACGTCTGCCCGCAGCTGCCAGCGCGGAGCAGGTGAACCGGAATACAGTGAAAGCAGGTCTGACATGA
- a CDS encoding sigma-54 dependent transcriptional regulator yields MSDILIVDDERDIRELISDILEDEGYATRKAGNSEDCMVELNQELPALLILDIWLKDSQMDGIDILKTVKRDNPEVPVVIISGHGNIEIAVAAIKQGAYDFIEKPFNIDQLMVVIRRAMEASQLRRENTDLRRKETGGSEMVGSSASFRALVGQLDKVTKSNGRVMLSGPAGSGKEIAARYIHMNSARASAPFVTVSCAGIEPDRMEEVLFGRETSERGVEPGLLEQAHGGVIFFDEVADMPLGTQSKILRVLVDQQFQRVGGNDKVRVDLRVISSTNKDLEAEINADRFRQELYHRLNVVPINVPSLADRREDIPQLAEYFIAQFNESQGLPLRALADEAVALMQTMTWPGNVRQLKNMVERVLILGDGTGPIEAKDLPREEEKVVEEGRVVLSGALATLPLREAREAFEREYLLTQINRFGGNISRTASFVGMERSALHRKLKSLGVVTSNKTGARIAHVEKEEDMV; encoded by the coding sequence ATGAGTGACATTTTGATTGTTGATGATGAACGTGACATTCGCGAGTTGATTTCCGACATCCTGGAGGATGAAGGATATGCAACCCGCAAGGCTGGCAACTCCGAGGACTGTATGGTGGAGCTCAACCAAGAGCTGCCCGCGTTGTTGATCCTTGATATCTGGCTCAAGGACAGTCAGATGGATGGCATCGACATTCTCAAAACGGTGAAACGCGACAATCCCGAAGTCCCGGTGGTGATTATTTCAGGCCATGGCAATATCGAAATCGCCGTGGCGGCGATCAAACAGGGCGCCTATGACTTTATTGAAAAGCCCTTCAATATTGATCAGCTGATGGTGGTCATCCGCCGTGCGATGGAGGCTTCGCAGCTGCGCCGGGAAAACACCGATCTGCGGCGCAAGGAAACCGGCGGGTCTGAAATGGTCGGTTCCTCGGCGTCTTTCCGTGCGCTGGTTGGCCAGCTGGACAAGGTCACCAAATCCAATGGCCGGGTCATGCTCAGCGGGCCGGCAGGCAGCGGCAAAGAGATCGCCGCGCGCTATATTCACATGAATTCAGCGCGCGCCTCTGCGCCCTTTGTCACGGTGAGCTGTGCGGGGATTGAGCCTGACCGGATGGAAGAAGTGCTGTTTGGCCGCGAAACCTCGGAACGGGGGGTTGAGCCCGGGCTGCTGGAGCAGGCCCATGGCGGCGTGATCTTCTTTGATGAGGTGGCGGATATGCCGCTGGGCACGCAGTCAAAGATCCTGCGCGTTTTGGTGGATCAACAATTCCAACGGGTTGGAGGCAATGACAAGGTGCGGGTTGATCTGCGCGTCATCTCCTCCACCAACAAGGACCTCGAGGCGGAAATCAATGCGGACCGGTTTCGCCAGGAGCTGTATCACCGCTTGAACGTGGTGCCGATCAATGTGCCGTCCCTGGCGGATCGGCGCGAGGATATCCCGCAGCTGGCGGAGTATTTTATCGCTCAATTCAATGAAAGCCAGGGGTTGCCGCTGCGCGCCCTGGCGGATGAAGCGGTGGCGCTGATGCAGACCATGACCTGGCCCGGCAACGTGCGCCAGTTGAAAAACATGGTGGAGCGGGTGCTGATCCTTGGCGACGGCACCGGACCAATTGAGGCAAAGGATCTGCCGCGCGAAGAGGAAAAAGTGGTGGAAGAGGGGCGGGTGGTTTTGTCCGGCGCCCTGGCAACCCTGCCACTGCGCGAAGCCCGCGAGGCCTTTGAGCGGGAATACCTGCTGACCCAGATCAACCGCTTTGGCGGTAATATCAGCCGCACCGCCTCCTTTGTTGGGATGGAACGGTCTGCTTTGCACCGCAAGCTGAAATCCCTGGGGGTTGTCACCTCCAACAAGACCGGCGCGCGCATCGCCCATGTCGAAAAAGAAGAGGACATGGTCTAA
- a CDS encoding ATP-binding protein, with translation MISDTALWASLPVPAFLIGGNNCILDANSAAEGFLNTSRRGLLNQPVWDQIAIDAPIEASFERARTQGTPLFVNDIDVGSRSRAPLQCGVQIAPVQGRPGEMLLLLSPRELAARMTQNHSAKSAAQSAIGMAEMLAHEIKNPLAGITGAAQLLSMNLTGEDVELTDLIVSESRRIVKLLDQVEQFGNLSEPQFKPVNLHDVLDRARRSALLGFGANMTITEDYDPSLPLAWGDADQLLQVVLNLLKNASEAAGPSGGTIRIRSYYEHSFRMRRSDGTGKLLPLQIEVIDDGPGLPEAIREDVFDPFVSGRENGTGLGLALVSKIIAEHNGWISVDSVPGRTVFRLSLSRIPKDAEPQEI, from the coding sequence ATGATTTCGGACACCGCACTTTGGGCCTCACTACCAGTTCCCGCTTTTTTGATCGGGGGGAATAACTGCATTCTGGATGCAAACTCTGCCGCTGAGGGGTTTTTGAACACCTCACGCCGGGGGTTGCTGAACCAGCCTGTCTGGGATCAGATCGCCATAGATGCCCCCATTGAAGCCTCGTTTGAACGTGCCCGGACCCAGGGAACGCCGTTGTTCGTCAATGACATCGATGTGGGATCACGCAGCCGGGCACCGTTGCAATGCGGGGTGCAGATTGCCCCGGTGCAGGGACGGCCGGGAGAGATGCTGTTGCTGCTCTCCCCGCGGGAGCTGGCGGCACGAATGACGCAGAACCATTCTGCAAAATCAGCGGCCCAATCTGCCATCGGCATGGCGGAAATGCTGGCCCATGAAATTAAAAACCCCCTTGCGGGCATCACCGGTGCAGCGCAGTTGCTGAGCATGAACCTCACCGGGGAAGATGTTGAACTTACAGATCTAATTGTCAGCGAGAGTCGCCGTATCGTTAAACTTTTGGACCAGGTGGAACAGTTTGGAAATCTAAGCGAGCCACAGTTCAAGCCGGTCAATCTCCATGATGTTCTTGACCGGGCGCGGCGGTCGGCCCTGCTGGGGTTTGGCGCCAATATGACGATTACCGAAGACTATGATCCATCGCTGCCCCTGGCCTGGGGCGACGCGGATCAGTTGCTGCAGGTGGTGCTGAACCTGCTGAAAAACGCTTCAGAGGCGGCAGGCCCCAGCGGCGGCACCATTCGCATTCGCAGCTATTATGAGCATTCCTTCAGAATGCGCCGCAGCGATGGCACCGGCAAGCTGCTGCCTTTGCAGATCGAAGTGATAGATGACGGCCCCGGCCTGCCAGAAGCCATCCGCGAGGATGTCTTTGATCCCTTTGTGTCGGGACGTGAGAACGGCACCGGACTGGGGCTCGCCTTGGTGAGCAAGATCATCGCTGAACACAATGGCTGGATCTCAGTTGACTCGGTGCCGGGACGCACCGTGTTCCGGCTTTCCTTGTCCCGTATACCAAAAGACGCAGAACCGCAGGAGATTTAA